The nucleotide sequence GTGCGCTGACATCCTATAGCCGGTAAACCTGTTGGACTGGTTACCGTAACAAAACCGAACCACGTGTAGCTGTTGGCAAAAACGTCAGCGGCATTGGCCTTTCCTAGACGCTTGGAGATATGAGCATGAGCTACGCAGACATCCCTGCTGGTAACGCCATCCCCGATGACTTCTTCACCGTTATCGAGATTCCTGCAAACCACTCGCCGATCAAGTACGAGGTGGACAAGCCGAGTGGACAAATTTTCGTAGACCGCTTCCTCAGCACGCCCATGTTCTATCCGGCCAACTACGGGTTCATTCCAAATACGTTGAGCGATGACGGAGACCCGTTGGACGTCTTGGTGATTTGCCCTTACCCGGTATCGCCTGGCGTTGTCATTCGTAGTCGCCCGGTTG is from Pseudomonas sp. B21-056 and encodes:
- the ppa gene encoding inorganic diphosphatase yields the protein MSYADIPAGNAIPDDFFTVIEIPANHSPIKYEVDKPSGQIFVDRFLSTPMFYPANYGFIPNTLSDDGDPLDVLVICPYPVSPGVVIRSRPVGVMYMTDEAGADAKVIAVPHEKLSSMYSNVKECSDLPALLLAQIQHFFENYKALEPGKWVKMGRWGSADEAREEIRKSVAAYIPK